Sequence from the Methanobrevibacter arboriphilus genome:
TAAAGAAATATTATTAAAATATTATTAAAATATTATTTTAATTTGTGGAAAATATCTTTATCTTATGATTTATAGCTATTTACAGAAATATAAGGAATTACCAATTTTTTCAATAAGGATCGTAACTTATTGAAAAATATAGTATATAAAATAAAATATAAATGAATAATCCTAGAGCATATGATAAGTATTCTTTGAATTAATATTTTTTAAATTAATTTTATTTAAATTAATTTTCTTTAATTAATTTTTATTTAAAATATTAACAATAATAGCTATTTTTAATACTATGATTATTTATTATAATAATATTTATACTATATATTAACAAAGATAATATTATAGTATATTAAATATATCTATTATAGCAAAAATATATAATGATATGATAATTAATAATATTATATGATAATTACATTAATGTTAAATAATTAGATAATTTTTTATAACATAATATAATATTTCAATTGAGTAATTTTATTTAGATAAATTTATTTTTACGTTATTAGATAATTTTATTTAGATAATATTGCTATCATTTTATATTGAATATTATTTATAATAATTACAATGATTTTATTTCAATTTTAATAAATTATAAATATTCGTGATTTAATGAAGATACTTGATAAATTTAATATAATTCCAAACAATCCTAAACTTTTTAATATGGCTTTTATGCATAAATCTTATGGTGTAAAACATAATATTAGCTATGACTATGAAAGATTAGAGTTTTTAGGGGATGCTGTACTTAGTATGATTGTTTCAGAGTACTTATATAAAAAATATAAAAACATTGGAGAGGGAAATTTAACTAAATTAAGGTCTAATTATGTTTGTGAAACTGCATTAGCTAACTATTCTCATGAATTAGGCCTAACAAATATGATAAAATTAGAACTTGATGATAATAAAGTTAGTATAAATGAAATTTTTTCAATTAGTGCAGATGTTTTTGAATCTCTTCTTGGTGCAATTTACTTAGATCAGGGTATAGAAAAAACTAGAGAATTTCTTTCACAAACTGTTTTCCCTGCTATTGATGAAGAAATAATATTTTTCAGTGATTTTAAATCTAAAATTAAAGAGTATGGCGATGCTAACGAGCTTAATGTGGAATATAAACTAATCGAAGAATATGGTGCGCCTCATGATAAAACTTTTGTTATAGGAATATTGGTTGATGATGAGGAAATCGGAATAGGAACTGGTAAAAGTAAGAAAGAAGCTGAGCAAATTGCTGCACAAAAAGCTATTGAAAAATTAGGAATTTAATAGTGTTGTAATATGAATTAACAATATTATAATTAGAATATTATAATTAGAATATTTTAATTAAAAATATTATAAAGATATAATACTATATGGTTATTAATAAGTATTATATTAAAAATGTAGATAAATATTATTGTTAAAAGTAGTATAATGTTAAAGTATTATAGTTAAGAATATAACTAAAAATATAACTAAAAATATTATAATTAAAAATAGAAATAAATTAAGTTTATTGATGGATAAATTTGTCTGATTTAAAATATTAAAATATAAAATTAATTGTTTTTGGATCTATAGTCTTCAATAGCTTTTTGGAGAGCATCTGCAGCTAGATTAGAACAATGCATTTTAACTTTTGGAAGACCATCAAGAGAATCAGCTACATCATCTCTACTAATAGCATATGCTTCATCAACTGTTTTTCCTTTAGCTAATTCAGTTATCATACTACTTGTAGCTATAGCTGCACCACAACCAAATGTTTTAAATTTTATATCATCAATTTTATCATCTTTTACTTTAATATAAATAGTCATCATATCTCCACAAGTAGGGTTTCCTACAGTTCCTTCTCCATCAGGATTTTCAATTTCCCCTACATTCCTAGGATTAGTAAAATGATCCATAACCTTTTCTGAGTACATATTTTCACCTTAAAAATTTTCTATTTGATAATATAATATCTTATTTGATAGTATTAATTGTTTATATTTATTTTTTAATGTTTATAAGATTTTACTTTTAAGAGATAATTAACATCTAATTATATAAGTATATTATATAGTATATTAATCAGATATCACATCTTTTTGTATTATCTTTCAATAAAGACTCTTCTTTCTCCCAGATTGAAGACATACTTCTAAGTTTTTCAACAATTGGAGGTATTTCTTTAATAACAGTATCAACTTCTTCTTCTGTATTTTCAGGACCAATTGTTAATCTTAAAGACCCGTGTGAATCAACATCTTCTAAACCTATAGCTTTTAAAACATGGGAAGCAGTAAGTTTCTTAGATGAACATGCGGACCCAGTTGAACCATCAATTCCTTTCGCATCAAGCATAAGTACTAATGATTCGCCTTCAATTCCTGTGAATCTGAAATTTATATTTCCTGGAAGCCTTTTTTCAATATTTCCGTTTATATAAGACTTTTCAACAGAATTTAATATTCCATCAATTAGCTTATTTCTAAGATTTGTTATATAAGGAATATTTTCATCTAATTCTTCTTTTGCTAGTCTACAAGCTTCACCTAAACCAACGATTCCTGCAACATTTTCAGTACCTGGAGATAAATCTTTTTCTTGACCTCCTCCATATAAGATAGGTTCTAATCTAGTTCTTTTCCTTATATATAATGCTCCAACTCCTTTTGGTCCATATATTTTGTGTGATGATATAGATAATAAATCAACGTTTAATTCATTTACATCAACTGGGATTTTTCCAACACTTTGAACTGCATCACTGTGGAATTTAATATTGTTTTCTTTAGCTATTTTTCCAATTTCTGCTATAGGTTGAATTGTTCCAATTTCATTGTTAGCATGCATGATTGTTATTAGTATAGTTTCTTCCTTTATTGCTGATTTTAAATCTTCTACTTTAACAATTCCTTCTTCATAAACTGGAAGATAAGTAACTTCAAATCCTTTTTTTTCAAGTGCAGAACAGGTTTCCATTACTGCAGGATGTTCGATAGCTGAGGTTATAATATGGTTTCCTTTCCCAGCATTATTTAGTTTATAAGCAATTCCTTGGATAGCAATATTGTCAGATTCAGTTCCACCACTTGTAAATATTATTTCATCATTATTTGCACCAATTAATTTAGCTACATTTTCTCTAGCTTCTTCCATTCCTGCTTTTGCTTCTCTTCCAAGAGAATAGAACGTAGATGCATTTCCAAAAGATTTTGTAAAATAGGGTTCCATAACTTCAAATACTTCTTTTCTCACAGGTGCTGTGGCTGAATGATCCATATATATCATAATATCGCTCCTTTGATTAGTTTACTATATAATATTTTTTATTATATAATTTTATTATATAATATTTTTATTATTTATTTAAATATTAAATTTTAGGTTATTTTTTATCATTATATATAAAAATTAATCAGTAATATATCAATAGTTATTATCTTTTTCTTTTATATTAAAACTATTGAAAATTTAATAATATATTTATTTTTTAAATATAATTTTAATAGAATTTTAAATTATACTTTTAAATATATTTTTATTATTCTTATTATTCTCATTATTCTAAAAAAACTTTATTTTTATTATTCTATTTTTTTATTAGATATATTAATATTAGATATATTAGTATTGAATGTATTTTTATTAGATATATTATTATTAAAGATATCTTTATTAAAAATATTTTTATTAGAGATATTTATAGTTTTAATATGATTTTTTAACTTATAATCATTATTAATTAACTTGATTAATATAGTTTAACTGATTAATATAGTTATAACTTTATAAAAACAATTTTCGTATACAATTTTCGTATAGTATAATTTAAGATAATTTAAGAATTTAAAATATATGAAGATAAAAAGAATATTTAATAATTATATAATATATAGGTCTTTTTAATATATTCAATATTAGAAATATTATTGATATTAGAAAATAAAATATACAGACCTGTATACAGACCTATATACAGACATATAAATAGATAGACTTATAAAATCTGATTTTTATTTATAATACATCAGAATATTCTTTATAAATATCTTCAAATACCCAATCCATTGAAAGATATCTTTCACCAGTATCAGGTAATATTACTACTATTCTTTTTCCTTTATTCTCCTCTTTTTTAGCTAATTGAATCCCTGCATATGCTGCAGCTCCTGATGAGATTCCTACAAGAATTCCTTCTTTTGCAGCTAAGCTTAACATGGTTTTTGAAGCATCTTCATCTTTTACTTGAATAATTTCATCAATTAACTCACTTTGATATATGTCAGGTACAAATCCTGCTCCTATTCCTTGTATTTTATGAGGTCCTGGATTTTCTCCAGATAGTACTGGTGAAGATGCAGGTTCAACTGCAACGATTTTAACATCAGGATTTTTATCACTTTCTTTTAATTTTTTACCTACTCCAGTTACTGTACCTCCAGTACCTACACCACCTACAACAATATCAACATTTCCATCAGTATCATTCCAGATTTCTTCAGCTGTAGTATTATAGTGTGTTTCAACATTCACTGGATTTGAAAATTGACGAACTGAGAAACTATTATCAATCTCTTCTAACAATTCATCAGTTTTTGCTATTGCACCATTCATTCCATTTGCTCCAGGGGTCAATACAATTTCTGCTCCAAAGATAGCTAACAACTTTCTTCTTTCAATTGACATTGTATCGGGCATAGTTAAAATAAGTCTATAACCTCTACTAGCTGCAACAAAAGCAAGTCCAATACCAGTATTTCCACTGGTTGGTTCGATAAGTACTGTGTCTTTATCTATTAAACCTTCTTCTTCAGCTTTGTCAATCATTCCAACAGAAATTCTATCTTTTACACTGCTAAGTGGATTAAAAGACTCTAATTTACCTACTAGCTCTGCTTTTAAATCAGGGTCTTGATTATTTATTTTTAATAATGGTGTATTTCCTACTAATTCAGATACATTGTTTGCAATTTTTTTACTAGTCATTTTTTCATCTCAATATATTTCTTTTTTAATCTATGATTATCTTAATAATTTTGAAATAAATTATTCTTAATCTTTTGAAATAGTTATCTGGTCTCGGATATTGATTTTTCTCAATTTCTGGTATTGATTTTTCTCAATCTTCGATATTAATTCCTATTTCATTTAATTTATCTCTGATTTCATCAGATAATTGATAATTTTTAGATTCTCTTAATTTTTCTCTAGTGTTTATTATAATTTCTAATAACTCAGAAGATTTATCTTCTTCAACTTCCTCTTTTTTATCAAATAAATCAAGCCTAAATACAGAATTAAAATCTTTCAAAAGAGATAAAGATTCTTGAATAAATTTATAATCATCTATACCAAGTTCGTTAGCTTCTTTCTCATTTATTATTTTAATATTGCTATTGATAGTTTTTGTAAAGCTTAAAATTGTAGCTAATGCTTTTGGAGTGTTAAAATCATCATCCATATTTTTTAAAAATTCTTCTTTAGCTAAATTAACTTTATTTAAATTATTTTTATCTAATTTATTTTTATTTAAATTATCTTTATCTAATCTATTTTTATCTAAGTTATTATCTAAAGTATTCTTAGAATTTTTAGACTCTATTTCATTTGTTTCATTGATAATTTCAATGGAAGAAAATTCTTCTAATTTTATTGAAGTGTCTTTTAAGCTCTCTATTGTTTTATTTAATCTATCAAGATTTTTTGAGGCTTGTTCTAATGATTTTGAAGAAAAATCAATAGGACTTCTATAGTGGGTTGATAGTACGAAAAGTCTATATGCCATAGGATCCCATTTTTCAAGTAAATCTCTAATTGTTATAAAGTTTCCAAGGGATTTTGACATCTTAACACCATCAACATTTAAGAATCCTGTATGCATCCAATATTTTACTAGTGGTTCTTTTCCAGAAATTGCTTCCATCTGTGCTATTTCTGCATCATGATGTGGGAATATTAAATCAAGACCTCCACCATGAATATCATATTGAGGACCAAAGTATTTTTCAGTTATTGCAGTATCTTCAATATGCCAACCAGGCCTACCATTTCCCCATTTGGATTCATAGTATGGATTTTCATTGGTTTTTTTCCATAAAGCAAAGTCTTTAGGATCTTTTTTTGTTGAATCAACATTTATTCTATGAGAATCAAGCTTTTCTAAATCTCTGTTAGAAAGTTTCCCAAAATCTTTAAATTTTGAAGTTTCGAAATAAACTCCAGTTTCAGTTTCATAAGCAAATCCTTTATCAATTAATACTTGAATTTGATTGAAAATCTCATTCATATGATATGTAGCTCTAGGATAAAGATTTACAGAATCAGCATTAAGCTTTTTCATATCTTCTTTAAACCTTTTTTCGTAATATATAGCTAAATCTGCAGGGTCAGTATTATTCTCTTTAGCTCGCATGATAATTTTATCATCAATGTCAGTAATATTTTCTATATAAAATACTGAGTATCCAATAAATTCTAAATAGGATTTTATCATATCAAAGGCTATATATGTTCGACCATGCCCTATATGAGCATCATCATAAACTGTGGGGCCACAAACAAAGAGATTAATGTTTTTGTTATATTTTTTTTTTCCAAAGAACTCTTTTTCCCGCTTCATTGTATTATATATTAACATTTTTTACCTCTTTGATTTTATATATTATTTCTATTAGTTAATATTTGCTATTAAAAATATTTTTAATATTCCATAAACCACACAAAATGCTTAAATAAAATGAAAATATAATTAATAGTTTATATTACAATTGTTATATTAATAATTATAGTATATAAATGTTGATAGTTATAGTATTTAGATGTAGATTATACAAGAGGTATAATATAATAACATAAAATACATAATATAACAAAAACATATAATATAACAATTGTTATATTTGTTATCATTATATATAAATGTAATTATTTTTGAGTTTTGTTAAAATAATTTAATAGTAGTATTAATACTAATATTAATAGTAATATCAATACTAATCTTAATAATAATACTAATAATAATATTAATAACAATACTAATAAGTAAAACTAATAATTATACTACTTTCATTAATAATAATAATAATAATAATAATAATATTGATAATAATAACCAGTAATAACCAGTAATAACCAGCAATAACTAATAATAACTAATAATAATCAATAATAATCAAAACAATGATAATAAGAAAGAATAAAAATATAGTGCAAAAAATAATAGTTATAAAAAACATAACATATACTAATAATATTTTCTATAAAGTGTTAAATGGTGAAATTATGGGAGAAAATAGTGTTGATACTATTGATGAATATATATCAAATTATCCCGAAAATATTCAGAAAATCTTAGAAAAAATTAGAAAAACAATAAAAGAAGTTGCACCTGAGGCTACTGAAAAAATAAGTTGGGGAATACCTACTTTTTACTTAAACAAAAATTTAGTTCATTTTGCAGCCTATAAAAAACATATTGGATTTTATCCAAACCCAAGTGGAATTGAAAACTTTAAAGATGATCTTTCAAAATACAAAACATCTAAAGGCACTGTCCAATTCCAGTATGATGAACCTATACCATATGATTTAATAAGAAAAATTGTTGAATTTAGAGTTCAAGAAAACAAACAAAAGAAATAAAAATAAAATAATATTTATAATTATAAAATATTTTATATTACATTATTATTTTTTATAAAAACACAAAAACAGAATTAAATATATTTAAATTTTTATTTTTAAAGAGAGTATTTTTCCATTTTTATTTTTTTATTTTTGGGATGACTTAAAATAATCTTTGTTCAATTACTATATATATTAAGATGAACAATTTCTAAAAAATTATAATATACTATTTTGTTCAAAAATACTTTTAAATTTAGATTTTTGTTCATTGAACTTGTAATTGTGAGTCATCGTCATTTCAGATTTATAATTTTTTATATTTTATTTTTTTTATATTATTTTTTTAGTAGATATAGTACTCGACAATTGATTTGAAAATGATAATAATTATTAAATTGTTTAAAATCTCTTAAATTAGATTTAGCTGAATTTTATTAATATCCTATTTGCATTATTATTTTCAAAAGTTTTGTCTAATACTATATTGGTTTATTTTTTTGTGATAGTTATTTTACTTTTTATTTTTCTTTTATTTTTAGTTTAGAGACGGGGTAGCTATTGTTTTTTGTTTTTAGGTAGTAATATTTATATAGGAGTATTTTTATATTATATATTCTGACATAGTGAGTGTTCATTTTTCATTGTGTTATGTTTTTTTTATATTTGATTGATATGGATCAGGAGGTAAAAAAATAATGAAAAATAAAATTATGAAAAGTGTTTTGTTTAATAAGTTTTTTGTTTCGTTTGTTTTGGTACTAGTTTTTTTATTTTTGTTTAGTGTGTCTAGTGTTAGTGCAGATGAGTATTATTTTAGTAGTGGTAATATTACAAATAGTAGTTTGCAGGGTGTTATTGATAATAGTACTCCTGATGAGGTGATTATTAATCTTGATGATGGTGAGTATTCTATGGGTCAGATTAATATTACTCGTAATGCTACTATAGTAGGTAATAGTAGTGGTAATGTTAAGATCAATGGGTCTGGTACTTTGTTTAATATCACTGCATCCAATGTTAAACTTATTAATTTAACTATCACTGGTTATACTAGTGCTATTGTTGGTAATAGTAGTGATTTAACGGTTACTGGTAATAATATTACTACTAGTGGTGTTAGTATTAATATTAGTAGTTCTGGTGGTAATTTATCGAATATATTGATTGAGGATAATGTTATTGTTTCTTCTGTTAGTAATAGTGATTATGGTGCTGTTTTTGTTAATGGTAATGGTATGGCTATTTCTTTTGTTTCTTTTATTAATAATAGTATACGTGGTAATGGTTATAGTAATTCTAATGGTGTTCGTATTAATTCTAAGGGTTTACGTAATTTGACTTTTGATGGAAACAACATCACAGGAACATCACGAGGTGTTTTGCTGTCTGCATCCAGCAGCAACAACACCAATATAACCTTCGCCAACAACAACATCACAGGAACAACGTATGGTGTTTATCTGGGTGCAACCAGCAGTAACAATACCAACATAATCTTCGCCAATAACAATATCACAGGAACATCAGGCAATGGTGTTTATCTGTATGTAATCATCAGCAACAACACCAATATAACCTTCGCCAACAACAACATCACAGGAACATCACGAGATGTTGAGCTGTATGCATTCAGCAGTAACAATACCAATATATCATTTGCCAATAACAATATGACAGGAGCCTCTGGTGTTGCTCTGTCTGTAGGCAGCAGCAACAACACCAATATAACCTTCGCCAATAACAATATCACAGGAACATCAGGCAATGGTGTTTATCTGATTGCATACAGCAGTAACAATACCAATATGTCCTTTGCCAATAACAATATCACAGGAACATCAGGCTATGGTGTTTGTCTGTATGACTATTCAGCAGTAAATACCAATATGTCCTTTGCCAATAACAATATCACAGGAACAACGCATGGTGTTTATCTGTATGCATCCAGCAACAACAACACCAATATAACCTTCGCCAACAACAACATCACTGGAGTGCGTTATGGTGTGTCTGTTTATTCTGATAATATTAATGTTGGTGGTGTTTTGTTTTTGAATAATACTATAAATGCTACTAGTGGTAATGGTTTTATTTTTTTTAATAATGGTGCTGCTATTAATGTGACTGATTTTATTATCAGGGGTAATAATATCTTTGCTAATAATACTGGTTTGAATTTCAATGGTCTTAAAAATGGTTCATTGGTTAATGTTACTGTTGAGTATAATCGTATATTGTCTCCTGTTGGAGTGAATATTACTAGCTTTAATGACAATAGTAGTTTTAATTATAATTGGTGGGGTGTTAATGACATAACTGGCAAAACTTTAGGTGTTGATACTGTTAATCATTTTATTTTGAATGTTACTAATCTTACTAGTTTGGATAGTGTTAAATTTGGTGATGATGTTAGTTTTGCGTTTTTAGTACTGAACACTAGTATGAATAATAGTGGTGTTGAGTATTTGCCTTATTTTGTGGTGAATGGTACTTATAATGGGGTGAATTTCACTGTTAATAATCTTAGTAATTTTACTGATAATTGGACTGTGTCTAAAGTTGGAGATAATGCGAATGTTTTTGCTGCGACTTTGGATAGTCAGAATGTGGGTTTTACATTTAATGTAAAGGCTGATACTAATTCTACTATTAGTGTAGATGATGTTCATGTTGGTACTATTGCTGTTATTAGTGGTCAGTTGGATAATTATGCTGGTAATGGTTCTGATTTGTTGAATGTTACTGTTGATGGTAACCTTTATGAAAATGTTGTTATTAATAGTACTGGTGGTTGGAATTTAACTTATTTGACTAATCGTACAGGAAACATCACAGTAACTGTTAATTATTCTGGTAATGATAATTACACATCATTTACTAATACTAGTAGTTTTTCTGTGTTGAAGAATAGTACTAACAGTACTATATTGGTTCCAGATGATGTTCATATTGGTGATACTGGGGTTATTACTGGTCAGTTAGCTAATTTCACTGGTATCGGTAGTGTTAATGTTACTGTAGATGGCAAAATTTACAATAATGTTGCTGTGGATTCTACTGGTGGTAATTGGACTGTGAGTCATTTAACTAATCATACAGGAAATTATAATGTTATTGTTAATTATACTGGATCTGATGCTGCTAATTTTACTGGTTTTATTAATAGTACAAGTTTTGAAGTTACTAAGTTAGCTAGTAATTCTAGTATTGTTATTCCTGTAGATATTAAGGTCAATGAAACAGTTTTAATTTCTGGTTTTTTATCTGATGAGAATAATAATCCAATATCTGATGCTATTATTAGTGTTATTGTTGGTGGTGAGTCTTTTAATGTAACTACTGATTCTGATGGTGGTTGGGGTTTAAATTATACTCCTGAACATTCTGGTGTCTTTAATTTATCTCTCTTTTATCAGGGTGATAGTCGGTATGATGGTTTTGTTGAAAATAAGGCTTTTAATGTTAGTAAGTTAGCTACTAATTCTAGTGTTAATATTCCAAGTAATGTTAAAGTAGGAAAATCGATTACTGTTTCTGGTGTTTTGACTAGTGGTGGTAAACCATTGGCTAATACTAGTGTTCTTGTTATTGTTGATGGTAAAACTTATAAAGTTACTACTAATAATATTGGTGTTTGGAAACTTTCCTATACTCCGAAAAAGGCTGGAAAATCTACTATGAAGGTTTCTTTTGCTGGTAATAATGATTATCTTGGTTTTAATGTTAGTAAAACTTTTGATGTTATTGGGAAAGTTAAGATTAGGATTGTTAAGATTTCTAAGCTTGTTAAAGTAGGGAAGTATAGAGGTTTTAATCTTTATAGTAAAGTTTACAC
This genomic interval carries:
- the cysK gene encoding cysteine synthase A; the encoded protein is MTSKKIANNVSELVGNTPLLKINNQDPDLKAELVGKLESFNPLSSVKDRISVGMIDKAEEEGLIDKDTVLIEPTSGNTGIGLAFVAASRGYRLILTMPDTMSIERRKLLAIFGAEIVLTPGANGMNGAIAKTDELLEEIDNSFSVRQFSNPVNVETHYNTTAEEIWNDTDGNVDIVVGGVGTGGTVTGVGKKLKESDKNPDVKIVAVEPASSPVLSGENPGPHKIQGIGAGFVPDIYQSELIDEIIQVKDEDASKTMLSLAAKEGILVGISSGAAAYAGIQLAKKEENKGKRIVVILPDTGERYLSMDWVFEDIYKEYSDVL
- the rnc gene encoding ribonuclease III — translated: MKILDKFNIIPNNPKLFNMAFMHKSYGVKHNISYDYERLEFLGDAVLSMIVSEYLYKKYKNIGEGNLTKLRSNYVCETALANYSHELGLTNMIKLELDDNKVSINEIFSISADVFESLLGAIYLDQGIEKTREFLSQTVFPAIDEEIIFFSDFKSKIKEYGDANELNVEYKLIEEYGAPHDKTFVIGILVDDEEIGIGTGKSKKEAEQIAAQKAIEKLGI
- the nifU gene encoding Fe-S cluster assembly scaffold protein NifU, with product MYSEKVMDHFTNPRNVGEIENPDGEGTVGNPTCGDMMTIYIKVKDDKIDDIKFKTFGCGAAIATSSMITELAKGKTVDEAYAISRDDVADSLDGLPKVKMHCSNLAADALQKAIEDYRSKNN
- a CDS encoding iron chaperone; translated protein: MGENSVDTIDEYISNYPENIQKILEKIRKTIKEVAPEATEKISWGIPTFYLNKNLVHFAAYKKHIGFYPNPSGIENFKDDLSKYKTSKGTVQFQYDEPIPYDLIRKIVEFRVQENKQKK
- a CDS encoding beta strand repeat-containing protein is translated as MKNKIMKSVLFNKFFVSFVLVLVFLFLFSVSSVSADEYYFSSGNITNSSLQGVIDNSTPDEVIINLDDGEYSMGQINITRNATIVGNSSGNVKINGSGTLFNITASNVKLINLTITGYTSAIVGNSSDLTVTGNNITTSGVSINISSSGGNLSNILIEDNVIVSSVSNSDYGAVFVNGNGMAISFVSFINNSIRGNGYSNSNGVRINSKGLRNLTFDGNNITGTSRGVLLSASSSNNTNITFANNNITGTTYGVYLGATSSNNTNIIFANNNITGTSGNGVYLYVIISNNTNITFANNNITGTSRDVELYAFSSNNTNISFANNNMTGASGVALSVGSSNNTNITFANNNITGTSGNGVYLIAYSSNNTNMSFANNNITGTSGYGVCLYDYSAVNTNMSFANNNITGTTHGVYLYASSNNNTNITFANNNITGVRYGVSVYSDNINVGGVLFLNNTINATSGNGFIFFNNGAAINVTDFIIRGNNIFANNTGLNFNGLKNGSLVNVTVEYNRILSPVGVNITSFNDNSSFNYNWWGVNDITGKTLGVDTVNHFILNVTNLTSLDSVKFGDDVSFAFLVLNTSMNNSGVEYLPYFVVNGTYNGVNFTVNNLSNFTDNWTVSKVGDNANVFAATLDSQNVGFTFNVKADTNSTISVDDVHVGTIAVISGQLDNYAGNGSDLLNVTVDGNLYENVVINSTGGWNLTYLTNRTGNITVTVNYSGNDNYTSFTNTSSFSVLKNSTNSTILVPDDVHIGDTGVITGQLANFTGIGSVNVTVDGKIYNNVAVDSTGGNWTVSHLTNHTGNYNVIVNYTGSDAANFTGFINSTSFEVTKLASNSSIVIPVDIKVNETVLISGFLSDENNNPISDAIISVIVGGESFNVTTDSDGGWGLNYTPEHSGVFNLSLFYQGDSRYDGFVENKAFNVSKLATNSSVNIPSNVKVGKSITVSGVLTSGGKPLANTSVLVIVDGKTYKVTTNNIGVWKLSYTPKKAGKSTMKVSFAGNNDYLGFNVSKTFDVIGKVKIRIVKISKLVKVGKYRGFNLYSKVYTIKNVGSALGSKDYVKYFKNWYLEKLSKTSKIVKYQFSTKSRVLKVQVKNLGVGKQVKIKILVTYKKRQ
- the nifS gene encoding cysteine desulfurase NifS, coding for MYMDHSATAPVRKEVFEVMEPYFTKSFGNASTFYSLGREAKAGMEEARENVAKLIGANNDEIIFTSGGTESDNIAIQGIAYKLNNAGKGNHIITSAIEHPAVMETCSALEKKGFEVTYLPVYEEGIVKVEDLKSAIKEETILITIMHANNEIGTIQPIAEIGKIAKENNIKFHSDAVQSVGKIPVDVNELNVDLLSISSHKIYGPKGVGALYIRKRTRLEPILYGGGQEKDLSPGTENVAGIVGLGEACRLAKEELDENIPYITNLRNKLIDGILNSVEKSYINGNIEKRLPGNINFRFTGIEGESLVLMLDAKGIDGSTGSACSSKKLTASHVLKAIGLEDVDSHGSLRLTIGPENTEEEVDTVIKEIPPIVEKLRSMSSIWEKEESLLKDNTKRCDI
- the cysS gene encoding cysteine--tRNA ligase; its protein translation is MLIYNTMKREKEFFGKKKYNKNINLFVCGPTVYDDAHIGHGRTYIAFDMIKSYLEFIGYSVFYIENITDIDDKIIMRAKENNTDPADLAIYYEKRFKEDMKKLNADSVNLYPRATYHMNEIFNQIQVLIDKGFAYETETGVYFETSKFKDFGKLSNRDLEKLDSHRINVDSTKKDPKDFALWKKTNENPYYESKWGNGRPGWHIEDTAITEKYFGPQYDIHGGGLDLIFPHHDAEIAQMEAISGKEPLVKYWMHTGFLNVDGVKMSKSLGNFITIRDLLEKWDPMAYRLFVLSTHYRSPIDFSSKSLEQASKNLDRLNKTIESLKDTSIKLEEFSSIEIINETNEIESKNSKNTLDNNLDKNRLDKDNLNKNKLDKNNLNKVNLAKEEFLKNMDDDFNTPKALATILSFTKTINSNIKIINEKEANELGIDDYKFIQESLSLLKDFNSVFRLDLFDKKEEVEEDKSSELLEIIINTREKLRESKNYQLSDEIRDKLNEIGINIED